One Rosa chinensis cultivar Old Blush chromosome 5, RchiOBHm-V2, whole genome shotgun sequence genomic region harbors:
- the LOC112164513 gene encoding probable protein phosphatase 2C 75 isoform X1, translated as MQLNPSVTLTHPKQEPSSLPPSHVVDSWRMHTFLSFHGSPNNSSIYHLLLYDTDTPEQCRERRHRRILMRRSRWCCCGQHFHRQLSSYRTNYTMTTHEMPQHRNPMPDFGKFSLIRRRSESIIDDTLFVKEDFCRLELLGGQPMHFFAVFDAQGDPHVSTLCKQLMHQCVAAELRRVCSTPGLGENLSLGLETGSEQQEGEEAKWHDLVRTALERSFQRMNRLRQHTCTCGNITDDCRCGFMILTPPVAAVVAILTARNIVIANSGTSRAVLGRAGSSLPLFDNSKPERLDAQERLRAVDGRVFHHNGMRVYGILNMSHSTGDHYLLNISITEREGNEDECLILANHGIWDAISDDMACRVARTCLTFEDGEAARAPAKDGRLYGPDTCDHETNMFFSSKTNSAAAILCRLALGRGSRGDISVIVIDLMVRSKSRQK; from the exons ATGCAGTTGAATCCATCGGTTACACTTACACACCCAAAGCAAGAACCTAGCTCTCTGCCTCCCTCCCACGTAGTGGATTCATGGCGCATGCATACCTTTCTCTCCTTCCACGGGTCACCAAACAACTCATCCATCTACCACCTGCTACTCTA TGACACAGATACGCCGGAGCAATGCCGGGAGCGCCGCCATCGAAGAATCCTGATGAGGCGCTCGAGGTGGTGCTGTTGCGGCCAGCACTTTCACCGCCAGCTGAGTTCATACCGGACTAATTACACTATGACCACTCATGAAATGCCGCAACACCGGAATCCAATGCCCGATTTCGGCAAGTTTTCACTTATAAGGCGTCGTTCGGAGAGCATTATTGACGATACCTTATTTGTGAAGGAGGACTTCTGCCGGCTCGAACTTCTAGGTGGACAGCCTATGCATTTCTTTGCTGTCTTTGATGCTCAAGGAGACCCTCAT gTGTCCACGCTGTGCAAACAATTGATGCACCAATGCGTGGCGGCGGAGCTGCGGCGCGTGTGCAGCACTCCAGGGCTTGGTGAGAACTTGAGCTTGGGTTTGGAAACGGGAAGCGAGCAGCAGGAAGGGGAGGAGGCCAAGTGGCATGATCTGGTGCGAACAGCCCTAGAGAGGAGCTTTCAGAGGATGAACCGTCTCAGGCAACACACTTGCACGTGTGGGAACATTACTGATGATTGCAGGTGTGGATTCATGATCCTCACGCCGCCAGTTGCGGCTGTTGTGGCAATCTTAACAGCTCGGAATATTGTCATTGCTAACTCCGGTACCTCACGCGCCGTCCTTGGTCGTGCCGGGAGTTCTTTACCACTCTTTGATAATTCCAAG CCTGAAAGACTAGATGCACAAGAAAGGCTTCGTGCAGTAGATGGTCGGGTTTTCCATCACAACGGCATGCGTGTATATGGAATTCTTAACATGTCTCATTCCACAG GGGATCACTACCTTCTGAATATTTCCATCACAGAACGAGAGGGAAATGAAGATGAATGCTTGATTCTAGCCAATCATGGTATTTGGGATGCTATATCAGATGACATGGCTTGCAGGGTAGCTAGAACATGTCTCACATTTGAAGATGGGGAAGCTGCTAGAGCTCCAGCCAAAGATGGTCGTCTTTATGGTCCAGACACGTGTGATCATGAGACGAACATGTTTTTCTCTTCCAAAACCAACAGTGCAGCTGCAATACTCTGCCGCCTCGCTTTGGGCCGTGGCAGTCGAGGCGATATAAGTGTCATTGTTATCGATTTAATGGTTAGGTCGAAGTCAAGGCAAAAATGA
- the LOC112164513 gene encoding probable protein phosphatase 2C 75 isoform X2, whose translation MEYSDTDTPEQCRERRHRRILMRRSRWCCCGQHFHRQLSSYRTNYTMTTHEMPQHRNPMPDFGKFSLIRRRSESIIDDTLFVKEDFCRLELLGGQPMHFFAVFDAQGDPHVSTLCKQLMHQCVAAELRRVCSTPGLGENLSLGLETGSEQQEGEEAKWHDLVRTALERSFQRMNRLRQHTCTCGNITDDCRCGFMILTPPVAAVVAILTARNIVIANSGTSRAVLGRAGSSLPLFDNSKPERLDAQERLRAVDGRVFHHNGMRVYGILNMSHSTVQTGDHYLLNISITEREGNEDECLILANHGIWDAISDDMACRVARTCLTFEDGEAARAPAKDGRLYGPDTCDHETNMFFSSKTNSAAAILCRLALGRGSRGDISVIVIDLMVRSKSRQK comes from the exons ATGGAATACAGTGACACAGATACGCCGGAGCAATGCCGGGAGCGCCGCCATCGAAGAATCCTGATGAGGCGCTCGAGGTGGTGCTGTTGCGGCCAGCACTTTCACCGCCAGCTGAGTTCATACCGGACTAATTACACTATGACCACTCATGAAATGCCGCAACACCGGAATCCAATGCCCGATTTCGGCAAGTTTTCACTTATAAGGCGTCGTTCGGAGAGCATTATTGACGATACCTTATTTGTGAAGGAGGACTTCTGCCGGCTCGAACTTCTAGGTGGACAGCCTATGCATTTCTTTGCTGTCTTTGATGCTCAAGGAGACCCTCAT gTGTCCACGCTGTGCAAACAATTGATGCACCAATGCGTGGCGGCGGAGCTGCGGCGCGTGTGCAGCACTCCAGGGCTTGGTGAGAACTTGAGCTTGGGTTTGGAAACGGGAAGCGAGCAGCAGGAAGGGGAGGAGGCCAAGTGGCATGATCTGGTGCGAACAGCCCTAGAGAGGAGCTTTCAGAGGATGAACCGTCTCAGGCAACACACTTGCACGTGTGGGAACATTACTGATGATTGCAGGTGTGGATTCATGATCCTCACGCCGCCAGTTGCGGCTGTTGTGGCAATCTTAACAGCTCGGAATATTGTCATTGCTAACTCCGGTACCTCACGCGCCGTCCTTGGTCGTGCCGGGAGTTCTTTACCACTCTTTGATAATTCCAAG CCTGAAAGACTAGATGCACAAGAAAGGCTTCGTGCAGTAGATGGTCGGGTTTTCCATCACAACGGCATGCGTGTATATGGAATTCTTAACATGTCTCATTCCACAG TGCAAACAGGGGATCACTACCTTCTGAATATTTCCATCACAGAACGAGAGGGAAATGAAGATGAATGCTTGATTCTAGCCAATCATGGTATTTGGGATGCTATATCAGATGACATGGCTTGCAGGGTAGCTAGAACATGTCTCACATTTGAAGATGGGGAAGCTGCTAGAGCTCCAGCCAAAGATGGTCGTCTTTATGGTCCAGACACGTGTGATCATGAGACGAACATGTTTTTCTCTTCCAAAACCAACAGTGCAGCTGCAATACTCTGCCGCCTCGCTTTGGGCCGTGGCAGTCGAGGCGATATAAGTGTCATTGTTATCGATTTAATGGTTAGGTCGAAGTCAAGGCAAAAATGA
- the LOC112164513 gene encoding probable protein phosphatase 2C 75 isoform X3, giving the protein MRRSRWCCCGQHFHRQLSSYRTNYTMTTHEMPQHRNPMPDFGKFSLIRRRSESIIDDTLFVKEDFCRLELLGGQPMHFFAVFDAQGDPHVSTLCKQLMHQCVAAELRRVCSTPGLGENLSLGLETGSEQQEGEEAKWHDLVRTALERSFQRMNRLRQHTCTCGNITDDCRCGFMILTPPVAAVVAILTARNIVIANSGTSRAVLGRAGSSLPLFDNSKPERLDAQERLRAVDGRVFHHNGMRVYGILNMSHSTVQTGDHYLLNISITEREGNEDECLILANHGIWDAISDDMACRVARTCLTFEDGEAARAPAKDGRLYGPDTCDHETNMFFSSKTNSAAAILCRLALGRGSRGDISVIVIDLMVRSKSRQK; this is encoded by the exons ATGAGGCGCTCGAGGTGGTGCTGTTGCGGCCAGCACTTTCACCGCCAGCTGAGTTCATACCGGACTAATTACACTATGACCACTCATGAAATGCCGCAACACCGGAATCCAATGCCCGATTTCGGCAAGTTTTCACTTATAAGGCGTCGTTCGGAGAGCATTATTGACGATACCTTATTTGTGAAGGAGGACTTCTGCCGGCTCGAACTTCTAGGTGGACAGCCTATGCATTTCTTTGCTGTCTTTGATGCTCAAGGAGACCCTCAT gTGTCCACGCTGTGCAAACAATTGATGCACCAATGCGTGGCGGCGGAGCTGCGGCGCGTGTGCAGCACTCCAGGGCTTGGTGAGAACTTGAGCTTGGGTTTGGAAACGGGAAGCGAGCAGCAGGAAGGGGAGGAGGCCAAGTGGCATGATCTGGTGCGAACAGCCCTAGAGAGGAGCTTTCAGAGGATGAACCGTCTCAGGCAACACACTTGCACGTGTGGGAACATTACTGATGATTGCAGGTGTGGATTCATGATCCTCACGCCGCCAGTTGCGGCTGTTGTGGCAATCTTAACAGCTCGGAATATTGTCATTGCTAACTCCGGTACCTCACGCGCCGTCCTTGGTCGTGCCGGGAGTTCTTTACCACTCTTTGATAATTCCAAG CCTGAAAGACTAGATGCACAAGAAAGGCTTCGTGCAGTAGATGGTCGGGTTTTCCATCACAACGGCATGCGTGTATATGGAATTCTTAACATGTCTCATTCCACAG TGCAAACAGGGGATCACTACCTTCTGAATATTTCCATCACAGAACGAGAGGGAAATGAAGATGAATGCTTGATTCTAGCCAATCATGGTATTTGGGATGCTATATCAGATGACATGGCTTGCAGGGTAGCTAGAACATGTCTCACATTTGAAGATGGGGAAGCTGCTAGAGCTCCAGCCAAAGATGGTCGTCTTTATGGTCCAGACACGTGTGATCATGAGACGAACATGTTTTTCTCTTCCAAAACCAACAGTGCAGCTGCAATACTCTGCCGCCTCGCTTTGGGCCGTGGCAGTCGAGGCGATATAAGTGTCATTGTTATCGATTTAATGGTTAGGTCGAAGTCAAGGCAAAAATGA